A segment of the Candidatus Sumerlaea chitinivorans genome:
GGGAACCCGCTACGTTTGTGCGCTCGCCAATATTGATTAGCCCAGTTTCCGGCCGAAGCACGAGGGGCTCAAGGCCGCTAAACCGAGTGAGACGCTCTTGAGGCTTCGGCTGACGTGGCGGACATTCCCGGACCGCTCGGGCAATTGCCTCAATATGAGCTGGAGTCGTCCCGCAGCAGCCGCCAACGATATTGAGCCATCCTTCGCGGGCGAACTCAGCAAGAACTCCGGCCATGCTTTCCGGAGTTTCGTCAAACCCACCGAAAGCGTTGGGGAGACCCGCATTCGGATAGCAACTTGTGTAGATAGGCGCCATGCTGGCCAACTCTTCCATAAACGGCCGCATCTGAGCTGCACCAAGCGCACAATTCACCCCTACGCTCAGGAGATTGGCATGTGCGATCGAGATCCAAAACGCCTCAAGCGTTTGCCCCGAAAGCGTGCGACCGCTTTGGTCGGTAATCGTCACGGAAACCATGACGGGAACGCGCTGGCCTCGCGCGGCGAACTCTTCCTCAATTGCATACAACGCTGCCTTCAGCACCAGCGTGTCGAAGACCGTCTCGCAGAGCAGAAGATCCACGCCACCATCAAGAAGCCCCCGCGCCTGCTCACGATAGGCGGCGACAAAATCGTCGAACGAGTGGGTTCGTTTGCTCGGATTGCTGACGTCAATGGCAAGTGAGAGAGTTCGATTGGTGGGGCCGATCGCCCCTGCAACGAAGCGGGGGCGGTCTAAAGCTTGGGCTTCTTCAACTGCTTGGCGTGCAACACGGGCCGCAGCCACATTGAGTTCATACGCGAGGGCTTCCAACCCGTAATCGCTCAATGAGATTGCGTTGGCATTGAAGGAGTTCGTTTCGATAATGTCGGCCCCCGCCGCCAAATACTGCGCATGAATGTCTCGCACCACGTCCGGACGCGTGAGACATAATAAATCATTGCAGCCCTTGAGCGGGGCGGGATGTGCAGCAAACCGCTCTCCCCTGTAGTCATCCTCCTGAAGTTGATGGCGCTGGATCATGGTTCCCATCGCGCCATCAAGGATCAGGATGCGAGACTTCAGAAGCTCTTCAATTCGCGGCAAATCAGGCACAGCAGTCTCCAGAACCTACGTATTTTAGGAACTAACTAAGCCCAAGCTCTTGTGGAATTCACATAAGAATGGTACGGCTTCCCAACGATGGGCTGAACGCGCGAAGAAGGTAAAGCCGTCACGCTACTTCTTGACGTACTTAGAGACCTCGTTTTCCACCAATGCCCGGATCGTGGCAGCTGTTTTTTTCGCCAAATCTGAATCATTCTGTTTTTGCGCAAGCGTTAGGCTTGTCTGTGCTTCTGAAAGGGAGGCGACAATCTTCTGCATCGCCGTCTCCACTTCGATGGGGCTCTGAAGCGCGAAATTCTCACAGGCTGTGCGGATTACCTCCGCAGTGCGAGCCGCAAACTCGAGATTGTTCTCTGCAACAGCGTTTTCTAATCGCGCGAGCTCGCGCTGCATGAGGGCAGCAAGCTCTTCACGCGTACCCGTCACGATCACTTGCTCTTCTTGAACAGGCTGCGCGGCAGCTCCCATGCGGGCCGCCACCGTCACCGTCGTCGAGGACGGCAAATAGCCTTCTGCGTCGAGTCGGATGACCGCGGCGAATGGTGGCGTGAGTTTGATTGGAAATATGGCTCTAAGGTATTCGCCTGAGGGCGTATCGAGAAGCGTCGCAGAAGCCGTTGTTACGTCTGGAATCGCAATGTCTCCGCGAACGGTATGGTAGCGAGAGCGGGGAAAATCCGGATGCAGGTACAACCGGACTTCATTATCGCCAACGACTGCTACACTTCCAATCGCAACGCTGCTAAATGTCGTCGGAGCGTCCTGCATCGCGCTTTTGGAAACTTGATTCTTGGACTGAGTTTTTTCTGTCGGCTTGTCTTTTGGCTTCTCGGAAGAGCCTTGTCCTCCACAGCCCACCAGTCCCAACAGCGCCGTGGCAACACATAAGGCAAATGCAAATGCTTTTACCATGGGGCATAACCTCCGCTTTCAATATTGAGCGAGTTCTCTGCGCTCCCGTCTTCTTCCTGTGATTATCGACCTCTTACTTAGTAGTTGAACCTTGCACTACGACCTTTTCCAAAGCAGCCTTTTCCTGCTCCGTCAACGGTAAGGACCAGTCCTTATAGCGGACCACAAGCTCTCCGAGCAGATTGAGCGCTTCGGCGAAAGACGGATCCCGTTTCAAAGCCTCCGTCAGCAGTCTGGCAGCGGTTACCCAGCTCTGGTTCCGGTAAGCCCAGGTTGCAACTTCGACACATTCGCGCGCATTCCACTCACGATGTTCGAGAACCTGTATAAACCGGGATGGAAGAGCCGTTTGAAGCATATCAGTTTGGCCATATTTGCGAACAAGTTCTCGCGCGGCCTCCCAATCGCCTAATAGGCAAATACAGTGGTAAAGCAATGGAGCCACCGCTTCCGGTGGCGCCCCTTCTGCGAGGGCTTGGGTGACGTATTCTCGCGCTTGGGCGTACTGGCGCTCCAAAAGCGCGGCATTCGCTCGGTAAAAAAGGGCCCGTGCCGGCTCTCGCTCCATGAGGCGAATGGACTGTAGCTTCAATCCTACGCTCTCACTGAGCTGCCTCCACTCGCCTTCCTGTGGGGCAAGCAGGGACGCACGCCGGAGTGCCGCCTGAGCTTCCGTGGTTCTGTGTTCCTGAAGATGGAACTCCCCCCAACTTCGCCAAATGAGAGCGGCGTTACACCCGCGCTCCACGCCTGCGCGGATCTCAGCCTCGGCAGAAGACGGGTCTCCCCGTTTATAGAGCATCATTGCTGTAGCTGCACAGCGCCATGGCGAGAGCGGTGCCGCTGTCGTGCTCGAAAGGTCGTTCTCCTCGACGTGATAGACAAGTCCTGCCCGTGCAATCCGTCGGGTCGGAGTGAGCTCCCTCAACCAACCAAACTCATTTGTCTGCCATTTGGGAAAACCATTGAGCTCGTTGACACGGACAACAAACTCCCCACTCTGAGGCAAGTAAGGGTTTGGGCGTCGGACGAGACCATGCGAGACGCTGGTTGCATCCGTAATATGGCGATTCGCTTGTCCCCAATCGTAATTCGCATCCGCAAAACAGCGGTATCCACGACCGAACGTGAGTAAGCTTTCCGCCGTTAGTGGATAAGGTAAGACTGTCATCAAAGACACTACGTTGAGCACCAGCAAGGTTACCGCAACCGGCCGCCAAAAGCCAACGCCATTGCGTCCAAACAGCGGAGCACACATCAGTGCCAAGCAAGGATAGATCGGTAACAGGTGGCGAATGCCAATCTGAGCGCGACTTAGCAACACGGTCCCGAGGAAAAAGGTGGCAGCCCCAAATGCTGCGAATTGAACCTCAAGTTTAGACCTGCGGTATGCGAGCAAGTGGAAGGCTCCCAAGCACCACATAAGAAACAGAGGCAGCGGCGACTTGAGAGCCAGCGCAACGGGATAGTACCACCACCAGCCTTCCAGAGAGAATTGACCACACAAATAGGCCAGATTCCCATGCCTTGCGTACGCAAATTTGCCTAAGGACGCCTCAATAAACTGCTTCGGCCACGGCCAAACAAACCAGTGCCGAACTGAACCGCTTGTCGCCCACTCCTCTGTGACCGTAAAACATCCTCGAAAGCAATAGACGCAACACACCACAAGCCAAACGCAAACAAGACCGACAAGCGGCAGCCAGATTGCTGGAAAAGGATACCGACCGCCTTTCACAAAGAAGCGGCTGAGATATCGTCGCGTGGGGGCGTTCGTAGTCGCAACACCAACGAGTCCTAACGGAATGATCAAGACCAGCAGGAAAGCTGAGACTTTAGTGACCAAGGCAACACCAAGAACGCACGCAAACCGAAGAAACAGCCCAAGGTTCGGGCGGCGAAACCATCGAATAAAATAATAAATAGTTACGAAAATAGCAGCCGTCACCGGAAGATCAAGAGTCGCCAGTGCGCTGTGAGCCAAGAAGTCAGGCGTGGTGGCCAGCAACAAAACCGCACATAACGCCTCGGCTTTTCCCACTGCTCGCCGGACCCAAAAACCTAAGAGAATCAGGCAAACTCCAGCAAGAAGGATGTTCTGGACGCGGGCTGCAATGGGTGGGGCATCTGTGAACGGCGTCAGAGGAGTGCCTGAGATGGCATACGGCAGCGCCACCCACAGCTGACCAAGTGGCGGATTATACACTCCCCCCGCAAATACGCCTGTGCGCCAGTAGAGAAAGCCCGATGTGATGTGAGCAGCGTATTCATCATTTACACTCCCGTTCGCACGCGCGACCCAAAGGGCGAGCAAAGCGAAAAGCCCAACAACCAAACTCAAGCCCCATGCAAAACCGATGGAGAAGGGCCGCTGCTTCACTGGGTCCGCGCGTAATCTTGCAGAATTTGCTCAATGAGACTTTTCTTCTTCTCATCGGCTTTTAGGTTACAGAAGCGTCGGCGGACGAACTCCTTACATTCCTCAAAGGGGCGAAGCTGCGGTTCTCGTTTGTCCTCTACCCAACAAAATGCGAATCCATTACGGATTGGAAACACTTCAGAATATGTCTGTTTTGATGCACGGAAAAATGCCTGATCGAAGTAGTAGCCGTTTGGACCTTCCCGAAACCAATCCAGAGTCTCGACCTCATTGGCAAGCTTGGCGATTTCGTCCCGGGTCTTTTTCCCGCTTTGCACTTCGTCGCGCAACTTTTGGACACGCTCTCGGAGCAGTTGCCTTTGGTACTCCAGCGAGGCACCCGAGGAGGTCACGGCATCGGGCTTTATGACCCATCGAAAAACGATTCCCTTCCCCTCGGGTGGGGTGTGGAACACCTGTTTTTCGGCCTCATAATAATCGCGCAGTTCCTTTTCCGAGGGAGAAAAGGTTTCAGGTAGCTTCTTGAGATAGTTTTCCGCGAGTAAGCGATTTTGGATAAATCTGGCTTTGGTGCGATATTCTTCGGAGTCGGCCAAGCCATCCGCGCAAGCCGCCGCTTTGACTTGTTCGGTCAAAATCAATCTGGGGAGGGCGGCCCGAATTCTTTCGCGTTCGTCGGCAATGTTCTCGTAGCTCCACGTCGCGCGTATTTTTGCGAGTGTTTGGGCAATGGTGAAAGTGGTCCCTGCGACAGCGAAACACCAATCGTTTGGAGAGAGTACCGTTGATCCAGAGAGCACAGCGTCGTTCACACTTGCGGGATACGCTTTTGGAAGCGTCTGTTCCGCGAGCTTCTGGTACTCTGCGGCTCGCGCTTTCTCGAGTTTCCGCCTGATGATGCTCTTTACTTCTGTTAAAGGCCGAACACGCGGTTCTTTGCGCTCAAGAAGTTGAAGGATCTCCCAGCCGTAGCGAGTGCGAATTGGCCCCGTAATTTCGTTCTCTTTGAGCGCCAAGAGGGCCTGCCTTACTTGGGGGCCGAGACGGTCTGGAATTTCTGGGCCGACGACACCTTTGTTTCGCTTCGCATCCTTTAGGTCGGAATACTCTCCCACAAGATTTGCAAATTCTGCCCCTCGCTGCACTTGGCGCAGGATTTTTTCGGCTAATGCCTTTTTCTCCGCTTCGACACGACTGTCGTTCGGCGGTACCATCAGGAACAAATGACGAAATCGCACCGTGCCTGTCTCGGTGAACTCCGAGGCTTTCTGGGCATACTCCTGCTCGATCTCAGCTTCCGTGACAGGCTTCTGCGCAACCTTGTGACGAAGCCACATATCAATGAGTTCGGAATCCTGGTAGTAGGCAATGTCGGCTTGAATCGCTGTGTTTGTGGCGAGGCCGGCTTCTTCTGCGAGTTTCGCAAGCCGCGCTTCAAGGTAAATTTCTTCCCGCACCGAAGCTTCAGGATCCGCCTGATCCGCAAAGCGCATGGAACGAATCACCGAGGAGGGATAAAGATCGAGGTACCACTGCACATCCTTGCCATGTGCAGATTGCGTGGATTGCGCTAAACATGCGACCCCAGTCCATAAGAACGCGAATACGACACATGCCTTTGGTAGGTACCAATTTCTCATCATTTGACCTCCCGATTTAGGGATTGTCCGGGCAATGGCGTGAGATCAAGCGGATTGCATCCAAACAGGCCGGGTAACCTTGAAGCACCTGCCTTGCCGCCGCGCATGCCTCCCCAGTATGCCCAAGGCGAAGCGCACTCTTGCTTGCCACAAGGGCAGCCCGCCAGAACCGCGGCTCCGCTGCAACAAGGCGCATGGTCAGCTTGAAAGCCTCCTCTAGCTTTCCCTCAACAGCAAGAGCCCGCGCGAACTCCACCTGCTGACGAAGCCACGTGACGCGGCTGACGATCGCCGAAGTCTGCGAGTCATCGTAGTAGGGCGCATCCAGCCCGCGATAGTAGGATCGTTCGTACATCGGCTCCCACGGGATGGCGGGATTCGTGAATTTCTCCCCACCCAAAAAGCGAAACACCCGGAAACTATTGTTCTGATACACGAGCTCAAATTCTTCGAGCTCATAAGGGCTCAGGTGCATCCGCGCCACTGTTGAGGTGGTAGCCACAGAACGCTGTCCCGCGACATACCGCAAACTGTCGGTGCCACTCTCCAATAGCATCGTTGCCTCGTAGACGAAGTAGCGCACGCGGTACTTCCTGCAGAACGCTTCGAGCTCAGCAGGTGCCCCGTACAGAGCATTTGCCAACTCCATACATTTGGGGCGAATCGTGGGATTCTCAAACTTGGATTGCACCACAACAGGCCGGTCACACCATGCATAAATCTGCGATGAGAGACCAAACCACGCCCCAATGACATCCTCGCGAGAGGTGTGCATCCGGATCCAATGGAAAAGCTCACGAAGATCAGAAAACCATGGGGTGTAGGCTGGAGCAGGCCGTGGGGTGAATGAGTATACCAACCGCTGAAATGCGTTGCCGGTGGGCGAAGTTGCTGTTTGCCACAGAAGAAACAGCGGAAATCCAGCCGCAACGAGACGCACGATCCACGGGCGGCGCGTGCGTTTCAGAGAAAAGTCTGTCACGATGGCGTAAAGGATCGCGAGGCCAAAGAAAGCCAACACATGTAAGCGGTGAATTAGGACAAAGCACCCGAACCAACAGACCAGAAAAACAGTAAAAACCCGAAACGCGACGGAGCGGCGAAACAATACCCGCAGGCGCATCAACGCTGGAATGCCCAAGCTGACCAGCACCAGCGTGGGCGGCGCCAAGTAGAGAAGTATCTGATCCAACCTTGGGGAGTGAAACGCCTCAATCCACATGAGACGTGCCTCGGGGGAGAGCAGCGTAGGATCCGCGGGTTTTACCAAACCATGGCGCAATTTCTCGACAATGAGCGCTAAAACATGAGCGTCATCGTACCCTTTGGCGCGCGCAATCGCCCATGCGCACGAGAGTAGGCCCCCTCCAACTACCGCCAAGCGTGCGAACCTCGTTGATTTCAAAGCATAGACAGCGAGGACAAAGCTCAGGGCCAAGACGACCACAGGGTCAAACCAGTAGGAGCGCACCTTGAGTACAGGTAACACGAGACTGGCCGGCAAGACGAGCGCAAACCAAAGGGCGACACGGCGCGCATGTCGCAAGCTGTAAGCACCGATGAGAAAAGACAGAACAAATGCTCCCGTCGTTAGGGCAAAGATGGGGCGTGCCATGTGCCACGTCACAAACGCAAGCCATTGGGCCCCTGCGGCGAGCATGATTGCGACATATAGTCGGTAGGAGTAGGCTTGGGAAGGTGAACCCACCTTTCGATCGCTCAGCGCACTGCACACGAGGGAAACTGCCGTCATGAGCAGCGCAAGTGCGAGGTTCTCGTGCCCAAAATTGCGAACGACACGTTCGACCCCCATGGGATGTAACGCCAAGACGGCAGCACCGCAAAATGCGGGAAAAGATCGTGCCCCAAGCAATCGAGCCCAAAGGTAGGCTGCGATGACGAGCAAAAGTGAGGCATAGGCCACAAACCAGACGGAATACTCGAAAAACTGAGAGAGATGGACAAAGAAGAGGCGGTATAGCCAGCTTGCGGTCCGTTCCATGAACAGTGTAATGTCGCGATCGAAGCGGAGTCCTTCCGGGTACTGCGCGCGGAGTTCGACTGTCGGGAGAATCTCCCCACTCGCAAGGCGCTCGGCCCACCGGTACTGCATCGCCGCCTCTGCTGGGTAATAACCGTCCGGCTCTGAAAGAGAAAAGTACGGCGAGGAATACGCGAGCGCGACGCGTAACAGCCCCGCAGCAAGGTATAAGGCAAATACTGCAACTCCGGCGGAAATGAAGCTCGCTCGATGTGTCAGGCGTAAAGACACAGGGTCACTTGTCATGCTGGGGGAAGCATTTGCAAGAGCGAGGAAAGAGCGAACGTCACGGATTCAACCAAGAAAGGGACGTACAACATCGGGGCGAAGGATGCACCCGCACTTCCGGAGGAAAAGCCAACAGACAACAAAAGAGAAAGGAGCGCACCGGTGCGCGCGGTGCGCTCCTCCACAGTACAACCTTTCAGCTCAAATCACTGGTAAACCGACCAATCGCTCACAGCCGAATCTGGCAGAAGGTCTGGCCCACGGCTGGACGAAGTGAACGAAATGTCATCGAGGTAATAGGTGACCGCTCCAGCTGGTGCTCCCTGATACCAGAAGAAGCCGCTAAAGGAGCATGTTGGGTTCAGCGTCCCATCGCCAACCACCCATGCTACGACCGGGTCCGTCAGGATATTGCGCTCCACGACTTTCCACCCTGTAAAGCTCAGGGTATAATCCGCAGTAAAGCGCTCGTACGGGGAAGCACCATTTCCAGCAGCATCTTCACCCATGTAGAAGGCCAGCTTGTCACCAGTGCCCGACGCATAAATTGCAAAGCCAATATACGGTTCGCTCGTGTGATTTACGGCGGGCGCGTTGTTGTTCAGACCTGCCGCAGGCTGGATACGCACAAGTCCACCCGACGCACCGGTCCATTCCCATCCCAGCTTGCCGGATTTCACGCCCGATTTTGCCTGCTCATCCGAGTACTGGTAGATCTGAGTGTTCGTGTCGGTGTTGATACCACTCGTAGATCCACTAAAGCCAGGACGCCAGTTGGAGACAAGATTGGTGCCTGTCGTTCCTGCCTCAAAATCTTGCAAAATCGTGTCAGCATATACACTGGTGGACAATGCGACGACTGCAGCTACTGCCATGAGTGTACTTCGCATTTTCCTTAACCCTCCTTCATAAAATGGTAAGATTGTTGAGATCTGCGGAAAGTGCGCACTCTTACCACAGAGCTCAAGTTTAGCGTGTGATACAAAATTCTTCAAATTTCAACGAAAAAAAATGAAAATCTGATCCCACGGTGATTAGACCGTTTTACCCCATATCTGGCGCTCAAACTGCTTCAATGGCAAACTCGTCGGGTTACATTTGGCGTAATTAATATATGACACCGCAATCATGCGAAGAACATCCTCGACCTGGTCTGGGGTACGAATTTCCAACGCGGGACCAAACTCAAGGATAAGCTTGTTTTCCTGGATGGACGCTTGACACGGCAAGACGGGAACGCCTGCGAGTCGCGCGACTTGCAAAATTCCAGCCCGCAGGCGGAACAGACGTCCCTCCACCTCAAACTCGTGAATTCGTTCACCGTAAATGCCGTCTACATAGGCAAAGACATTTTTGCCCGCTCGCAGACGTTCCAGTAAGGCTTTCAGAATTGCTGCAAAAGGGGTGTCCGGCGTGATAAACAAGGCTTCAGCACCATAGAAGATTAGCTTCTTGTGCAAAGAATGCGTCACTGCAGTTTTTTCTGGTCGTCGAAGAGTACAGAAAGGAATGCCGCGGCAAACGGCGTAGGCCGCACAAAGGTGGCTCCAATGACTATGGAGTCCAACGAGAACGACCGACCCATACTCCCTTATCGCCTTGGTAACCAAATCGAACCCATTAGGGACCACAAATTGCTCCACGTAGCGGACCGGAGCAAAGGGTAAATAACCATGCGCGTAGCGCAGGATTACGTTCTCTACTGCTTGCCTGTGGGCAAGCTTAGAGGGCGAGCGTTTGAGCTTCTCCGCTGTTGCCAACTGTTCTTGCAAGCGGCGGTAAAATTTCACGCGTTTTCGGAATCGTTTCCGCGAGGAGAGGCGTTCCCAAAAAGCTTGGCATTGCGCGATCGCGGGCAAAAACCACGGCGGGAGATGGGCCACAACAATTGCAATCACATGAGAAACTCGCCATGACGCTTTATTGGGATTCATTGAAGTTGTGCCTTTTGGAGCTTCCCCATCGCGTTTCGAGGTAGAGAGTCCCGGAATTCGATTTTTCGGGGCACCTTGAAAGGTGCAAGCCGAGCGGAGCAGAATTCAATCAACTCAACGGCGGAGACAGCGGGACCAGCAACGACATAGGCCTTGATCTGTTCAACTCCATCCGGGTCAGGCTCGCCGACAACGGCGGCGTCGCCAACGTTGGGATGCTGAAGCAGTACCTGCTCGATTTCAGCAGGGTCTACCTTATGTCCAGCAGCAGCAATCAGCGTTTTGATTCTCCCTCGGAAATACAAAACTCCCTCGCGAAGCTCACCGAGATCCCCCGTATAAAAACGGTCTCCCTCAAACCGGCCTCCGCCCTCTACACTCGAGTCATAGCCAAGCGCCACAGCGGGAGATTGGACCATAATCTCGCCGATCAAGATGGAAGAAGCGTGCTCGTCCTCAGGGAGCGGGCAAAGCGACACCATGACACCCGGACAAAGCTGACCTAAGGCGAGACGCTCACCATCTAGCGTCCCATTGCGGTTTAGCGCCACGGGACCGCTTTCACTCGTCCCATAGCTCTGCCAGAGCGGGCAGGCAAAGTGCTCAGTAAAGCGCTGCCAAATCCGCGTGGCTAACGCAGTGCCGACACTGATCCCTGCACGCAGGGGTAAATTGGAAACATTCTCGGGTGCGAAACGCACTAAGAGATCGAAGAAGACCGGCGCGGCGGGCAAGAGGGTTACGTTATGTGACTGAACCAGCTCAAGCGCTACGCGCGGATGCACCATGGAAGGCAAGATCATTGTGGCGCCCGACAGCATGGTCGCCAACACGACGTTATGAAAACCATAACTGTGTTCCAAGGGGAGGACAGCGAGAATTCGGTCGGCCGAAGTTAGCCCGACACTCTGAGTATAGATGCGTGCACCCGCCAGAATTTGGGAACGACTTCTGAGGACAAGTTTTGGTGTCCCCGTGGAGCCACTGCTGAGAAGCCCAAGCACTGGGGGTTCAGGGAACAGCCGGCTTTCATTCGCCGAAGGGGGCGCGTGGGGACCCGCAAATTGAGAAACATCATCGTCGCGGACCAGATAAGCTGCGGAGGCGGTTGCGGCGAGTGTCTCCGTCTCTTTTTGGGGTGTTTGCCATGCGATGGGAATCTGCAGCGCCTCCATCTCAAAGAGGGCAAGTAAGTTCTCGACAGTGGCAAGTGAGTGATTGCAAGCGACAAGCACCCTTGCACCGCGCGAAATACCACGTGATTGCAAGAACTGCTTGCGACGCGCTACGCGTTCTATGAGGGCATCGTACGAGACTGTTTCACGCTCAGTGATCACGGCGGGTGTCGGACGCGGCAGGAGCACATCAACCACGCTTACCCTCCCTATGCCGAGATCATCCGGGAGCTAAGCCGAGCTCGGAAATAGTCGGCCACGTGGCCAATGGTGGCAAAATTATCTGAGCAAATATCAGATGGGGAGATCTTGCAGTCGAACTCTTTCTCAAGCGAAAGGACCAACTCAAGCATCGCCACGCTATCGAGGGCGAGTCCGCCACCCATAAGCTTTGTTTCAGTGTCGAGCTCGACATCGGTCGATAGGTTGAGAGCGGTCCGAACAACACGCATCACCCGATTTAGGCATCCTTCATCCTGCCCCTCGCGATAAGGCGTAACTTCCCAACCATCACGAGCTTTTTCGACAACATAATCCGGGTCAGGGTAAGGAGCATTTTTCCGATCGGATCCCGTGATGTTGAGCATAACGACATCATCAGGTTTTAGCCATCCCGCGCGAGCAAGCTTCTGCGCTGCCACAACCGTCATGGTCGCCGTGTAGCAGGCGTCAATGCCTTCGAGTTCGTAGAGCACTTTGCGCATTTCGCGCATTTCATCCTGCGTGGCAGTTACCATGGT
Coding sequences within it:
- a CDS encoding Peptidyl-prolyl cis-trans isomerase PpiD, with the protein product MMRNWYLPKACVVFAFLWTGVACLAQSTQSAHGKDVQWYLDLYPSSVIRSMRFADQADPEASVREEIYLEARLAKLAEEAGLATNTAIQADIAYYQDSELIDMWLRHKVAQKPVTEAEIEQEYAQKASEFTETGTVRFRHLFLMVPPNDSRVEAEKKALAEKILRQVQRGAEFANLVGEYSDLKDAKRNKGVVGPEIPDRLGPQVRQALLALKENEITGPIRTRYGWEILQLLERKEPRVRPLTEVKSIIRRKLEKARAAEYQKLAEQTLPKAYPASVNDAVLSGSTVLSPNDWCFAVAGTTFTIAQTLAKIRATWSYENIADERERIRAALPRLILTEQVKAAACADGLADSEEYRTKARFIQNRLLAENYLKKLPETFSPSEKELRDYYEAEKQVFHTPPEGKGIVFRWVIKPDAVTSSGASLEYQRQLLRERVQKLRDEVQSGKKTRDEIAKLANEVETLDWFREGPNGYYFDQAFFRASKQTYSEVFPIRNGFAFCWVEDKREPQLRPFEECKEFVRRRFCNLKADEKKKSLIEQILQDYARTQ
- a CDS encoding Long-chain-fatty-acid--CoA ligase, with translation MVDVLLPRPTPAVITERETVSYDALIERVARRKQFLQSRGISRGARVLVACNHSLATVENLLALFEMEALQIPIAWQTPQKETETLAATASAAYLVRDDDVSQFAGPHAPPSANESRLFPEPPVLGLLSSGSTGTPKLVLRSRSQILAGARIYTQSVGLTSADRILAVLPLEHSYGFHNVVLATMLSGATMILPSMVHPRVALELVQSHNVTLLPAAPVFFDLLVRFAPENVSNLPLRAGISVGTALATRIWQRFTEHFACPLWQSYGTSESGPVALNRNGTLDGERLALGQLCPGVMVSLCPLPEDEHASSILIGEIMVQSPAVALGYDSSVEGGGRFEGDRFYTGDLGELREGVLYFRGRIKTLIAAAGHKVDPAEIEQVLLQHPNVGDAAVVGEPDPDGVEQIKAYVVAGPAVSAVELIEFCSARLAPFKVPRKIEFRDSLPRNAMGKLQKAQLQ